The Pungitius pungitius chromosome 14, fPunPun2.1, whole genome shotgun sequence genome contains the following window.
AGTTTAATAACTTTCATATCTAGAATCCTCCATCTGGCTGAAATTCTTGAAGCATTTTATTCCGGGTATGTTTGCCTCTACATCCCAAGGGCTCTATTCCCTTCTCTTTTGTAAGCATCTGTCCAATGTTTCCAACACTGCTTACAATTTATACGCCTGGTCACCTAGTGTGTGATTTGCTGTCAACTTGTCAATCAAAGACTTGTTTTGAAGGGAAATTAAAGGCCCTCAGTTGGCCTGACAGGTGTGAATGCAAGTGTATGaatcctattttattttgaacacAAAGTAGTAAAGTCTGGTATTGGTAATATATAATCATCATACAGTATACACTATGGTAGCAAATGCAAACAGACAGTGTTCTGAATGTAACATTCTCGGTTTTGAGTTTTTCTTCTTATCATaattagggggaaaaaaaagctttcgaCCAAAAAGTAATGCCATTTCGGATGAAAACTGCCGTGCTTCATCTGCAGACGGTTCAATTTGGCtctagtgggtttttatcatcATGACGCAGATCCAAGATCAAGCAATAATTGTCCCAAATTTACTTGGGAGccattaaaaaagaaaccttcAGGGAAAAAATTCAAgattctctctgtgtgtcgtaTAATTGATCACTTTGCCCAAACAGCAATATCCTGTCAGTCATCAGGATTGCTCTAGTTAGAAATATAGTCGTTATACTGAAAGCAGGTTGTGGACATTCTGGCTCAGGGATCCTGCTGTACTCCCTGGTGAGGAGACGCCACGGAGCCTCGGCTTGCCAAGCCTTCTCCAGCCTGAAGAATGTGTTTCATTGTCTTTTGAATAATACACAGCCCAGATGAAAAGAGTGCATTAGAAGAGGAATCTGCAGCATCCGcaaaatttatttttttgaaaaaacgtGTGTGGAAAACCAGCCTTCATGAAGTGTATGTGAGAGGCTATACATACAAGGCATTGTAAATGCTTCAAAGCAGTTCGCTCAGGGATACTCTCCAATTCTAAACACCTTGAATCCATTCAAggagatattttattttttcaagagTTGCAATTTACTTTCATAGTGTACTCACGCTCTGTTTGCCTGCCTCATCGACTTCCTACCTCTGATAGTGATTTCCTATAATTCCCAGAGCAACATCAACAACCCTTCGGGAAGGGGCAGAGACTCGTTCTATCCAGGGGCCTGTGTTCCATGTAGGTGGAGATGGAGCGGTACTAATGGCGAAGAGCAAAGAGCAAGGGTTTCTGGTCCATTGAGGCTATTGTCGGTGGAGAAATTGGCATCTCTGTGTGATTGCAGACCATCAGTGCAACATGGGGAGTCCAGGAAGAGACCCGTAATCTTTTTATTCtgagggaaacaaacaaaaactcactTTTTAGATATatggggttttcttttttgaggTTTGCTAAAAACCTCCATGTTTTGTATACGTTTATATACATGACTTTTTTTTGCCCTATGGCctgcagagaaataaaacagtaaacCACAAAATGAGGCCAGGCTTGCAAATGATTtttgtgattaaataaaaaatacactaCAATTAATTATTCTTGTATGTATCGTCAACACCAACAGACAATTGAATAAAAGTGTGATTTCCTGCTCGCTGTTTTGCACACTGAAATATCATCTTTTAGGCCTATGTAACGTTTTTGTTGACTCCACTTGCATTTACACTATGAAATACATTGGTATGCTTGTTAAAGGACCGGACTTAGAGCTAATGTGTTTATCTCTAAATCGACTGTGTGTTCTTGCTGTGCTGTGCAGTTTCAAGTGCTATTTTGGcagatattatttaaaaaaggaaatgtatatAACTTCTTTTCAGTGCATAAACACCACCActggtttattttgtgttcagGAAGATGCCACCCAATCAACTGAAAATAATGTAAAGACTAGGAGAAGTAAATGTATACTGACAGCTAATCTTTTAATAGAATCTGGTGATGAATTTGGTGGCTATAATTACCTCTATACCTGACTATCAGTTGAGTTCTAGACTTAAATCAATGTTAATACTATTAGGAGGCCGTTTTGACTGTCCCAGCCGCTGGCTCGCCACTATAGTCCCATTCCTTGAATATTAGATTCAATAGAAAAACTCCTTTGCTGCTCTGATAACAGAAAAGAAATTGGTATTTGAGGTGGAAATTATTAATCCGGTTTAAAAAAGATTCACGTTTATTAAGCCTTTGGTGGAGCGACACTCTATCTTCAAGAACCTGTACAAGGATTCTTAAAGCTATATTATCATATGAATCCAGACAACCTAATGAATCTATTTGGAAACATCCATGTGAGCGTGTTGGGAAGGAGGATGAATAAAGCTGCAAAGTGGGAACACCAGCATGGTGATTGTTGGACGGGGTCCCTTGATATCTGTCCTCGAGATATGTGAAAGAAGATGGGTTCTATGGTACGAGTGTGGTATTTtggagtatatatatatatgtatatacatgtacatCATCACTCATCTCATCTAACTCGACAAACTATTGTATATTTCTCAAAATGCCAATCTGTCCCCCTCAAAGATTAATCTGTGCAAGTATTAACTCACATTCAAATCAAACTGATAATCAGGTGATTGTTAGTTGGGTATTAAATGATTTCCTGTCACTTCTGCCCCCGGTGAATTACTGTGTTGTTTTCATCCATCTTTCTGGGCTGTGCTTTGTTTTTATCCAACATAACGGGAGGTGAGACGTGGCTGGGGACGATTTTTCACTGCAGCTGGCAAAGATGAGCGTGAACATATTCTTTGCATTTACTGAGAAAGACATATGTTTCCCTGAACTGTACATATGTCTCGTGGCACATTCTCTAACACAACTCCACAATTTTGTAATATTCTTTTCAAAGGGAAGAATTTAAATAACGctccttttaataaaataatatttttcctTAAATGTCAcgatgatgcttttttttttagatcacaGTGACATCTGTGAGGTATTATGAAAATAATATCAGTGCATGTAAGTGGGTGTAACTGTTGAATACCTTACTTGATGGTAACAATGACTCTAATctgtacatcttttttttttacagcacagGCAAGCTGCACCCACCTTCCATCTGTGTTGCCCTTTGATTCTAGTgtgcaaaacacacaacacagctCAGAAATCCCAGTTCCAGAGCTAAAAACAGGCCTGCACCGAGTCAACAGGTGACATCATTGTCACATTGTTTGTGAGGTCCATGTGCAGCGCTCATGAGGCTCTGTCAGAGCAACAACAGCCCTGTGAAAATAATTGTGAATTCAATTACCGTGGAGCAGATTAAGACATAAACATAATGGTGATATCGCGAGGCTTCATGAATAAGGCACACAATGTATGCAATTGGTGAATACTTTAATGCTCTCGGACACCAGAGTGAAACAGCATAAAATACATTACACTTTAACATGGTTCCTCCAGCTCCATAAATCGCTGTGTTCCttcccctgaaaaaaaaaaaattcaagaaAGCTCTGCCTCTGAACTGCTGGCCTCACCCACACTACCTGAGATCAGGGATTCTTCACGGAGCGTAGTAAAAATGGAAATTCACAATGACATTCAGGCTAATCCACACCCACCATTCCTCGTTCTACTCTGGCTGTCTAAGAAAAGCCTACCTTAAATTTGCTGaagtgagaggagggaggatgaaaaaaatgtaatttctcaGGTTGGGTGCTTATAGACGCGTTGTGCGCGGCGCGCAATGCTGCAGTTAAATGTGCAGAGTAATGTCGCACACATAGGGTGAACCAATGTTGTGGTTTACACCATCTATTTGTGTTAATTACAACAATAATGAAAAACTTGAGGGGTTCAGATTTCTACTGTTTAGCTCATGTTTAATAAAACCACTTCTGCAAATTGAGTCGCTTGCATTTTTCCAAATAGAATACCTGAGGCACAACCACGGTCCCACATGCCACAGCAGAGCTCTCAAAACAACAGACGACACCAATGACGGAGAAAGCTGGAGCTGTGCCTGAAACCAGGAGATCAGGGGCTGCCGGTGGTTTTATATATTCGCAGGTATGCAGCTTGATCCAAGATTTCTGCTCGTTTTGTTTGGTTCCTCAAGCTGTGATAAAGGTATGAGTTGTTGTAATCTCATCGtctgacatttgaaataaacataCTGATATACTCTGTGTAATTATGCACATTTTCGTTTAGTAAATCCACAGGGGTGATCTAATAATTTGTATTCTTCGACCTGCCACTGTCACTAAACCAAATGCGTGTTACTGGGCCAGCTAAAAGCTCAGTGCCAGGAATCTGACTCATTTACACACCATGTTAGCAGCTCAAAATAGTTTCTTCAAGCATCCACCTCCTGCACCGTAAAACCCCCTCAATCATTCAGCAAGGCCGGTCGTAGGTTCTCACCAACCTGAACCAGCCCGGTGAGATGCTCCAGCACGCCCTCCATAGGCAGGTGCAGAAGGTGGTTGTTTCGTAGATTGAGCCGAGCCAGATTAACTCCAGCAAACACGCCGAGAGGGAGGCTGCGCAGAAGGTTGGCGTTCAGGAACAACAGCTGGAGGGACGGCATGGAGTCGAGGGTCCCGGGATCTACTTGGTGGATCTCGTTGTACTCAAAATAAAGGAACCTAAAGAGAAGAGAGGACACGTTGCAATATCTCTGTATACATGGAAATAAACTAAGCATCAACTGTGGAAGTTGGAGGATAAATGGGATGTTAGAGGACACTATCGGTGTATCTGACAGTAAAGATACAGCCATTAGATACAGTCATTACATATTATTAGTCTTAACTCTGTAGATGGTCATAGTTCTCCATTAGAGCAATATTTATGTAAAGAAGTCGTAACCAAAATTCAGTTAGATTCAATCCGCCCTTTTCACAGCTGAATAACTGATTGGTGTCAAATAAAATTGTGTGATTTCATTCTAACgactttttttacttgtcatATCAAATTCTAAACGCCTTGaatatttacgttttttttacgCTAAATTGAATCATTGGGACAAAGAAGTATTATGTGGACTTTTCCCTGCAGGCCAGTGATCCAATAAAGGTCCATTGGCTGTAATAAGTAATAGATATTGTTTAAATTACTTACCGCTCCCTTGCCCTGAAGTCACTAATAAAGGTTAACTAGAGGGTAAGAGGAAGATTTTAATCGTCCTGAGAGGATCTTTATTATTGATTAATAGTCAAATTAATGTGTCTCACGATGTTCTGAGCCTTATCTTGAAATATAGAGATGCTGGAGTCGATGTTCCGCATACAAAGATATCATGGCAGAAACCCTCTCAGTATTTATGTAGCAGAGGATGAAAGATGATCTGTTGTCTTAATCAAACACAACCATGTTTAGCTCTCTGGATGCATACAATAAATTGACTGTAGGTATTTGCCATATATTCTCTTTGCGAGACATTTTTTCCAGTGTAAGCGTAATCTGACAATGATACATAGGCATCTTCTTGACAACACATTTTCATAATAAGCTCTTTTCCTAAATAAGCGCATTCCTGACGAGATCCAGGCTCCTTATTACCACTACTGTATGCAAATACAAAACCCCCCATTAAAGTTCACGTTGTCACTCATGCCAGGATCACACTTCAACTGAAGCGTGTCATCAGCCAGCGTGACTAACAAATAGCACGGGAAGAGAATGGgcagctttttatttcaatcaaaaTCCAGCATAATGGTAATCAAAATGTTCTGCTCAGTGCTATGCCAGTATTACAGTGACAATTCTTCTCCACATACTTTTGAACAAACGTCTATAAAACCAAAGCCGACGAGTGGTTTCAGTTTATAAATCTGTTTGAAGTGCAGTGCAGGTAACGTGCTTGAAACGCTGTGAGtgataaaaaatagaataaattgCCTACCTCAGATTCTGCAGCCCGAGGAACATGTGGGGATTGAGCCTCTCCAGGTTGTTTCCGTTCAAGTAGAGGCTCCTCAGGCTTGTGAGGCCGGTGAAGGCGCCCTCCTGGAGGTAGGAGATGCGGTTGTTGCCCAGGTGAAGCAGGTCGAGACTGGAGAAATTCCAGAAGTCTGTGCGATAAATCCTCTGGATTAAGTTTCCACTAAGGTACAGCTTGCGGCCGTTGAGGGGCCGGGGTGTGAGCTGGGACACGTTGAGGAAGCCATTCTCCTTGCAGTTGACGGTCAGGCCCAGGTCCGAGATGTGCAGGTTGCAAGTGCAGCCCAGGGGACAAATGATGGGGATGGGAGGCCGTGTTTGGTAGCCAGCCACCGGGGGGTTCTGGTTGGGTATCAGACTGCGGGGTGTGGGAGATATTCTGGATGGCCGAGGCCTTTTAGTCGGCCTCGGTAGCCTCTCCCTGTCTTTCCGTTCTGccgaggatgaggatgaagacgtGGAGGACGTGTGAGTGTTCTGGCGGGAGCCATGGACCATGGAGGAGGGTTTTGTCGGCCTGACCCGCCCCGGCTGGGAGTTGGGTTTAGAGTTCGGGGGCAAATGCTGGGGCTGTGATCCTGCTAATGGACCACCACCCCCTTCTGCTTGTAGCTCTTTATCCGGGAGGTTAGCACACAGCTCCTTGCGGGGGATTTCCCTCAGGTCCTTCCCGTGAAGGTGGAAGGGATACTCGCAGGTAACGTCCCCGACTACGGCCGTGTAAGGGATCTGACCCAGCCACTGCTGTAGCTGCACGGCCTCGCAGCCACAGTTCCAGGGATTCTCCTCCAGCTGTAGCTCCATTAGGGAGCGACCGACATACTCCAGGGTCCCAGCATATGCCAGGCTCTTCAGACGGTTTCCCCGCAGGTCCAAATGAGTCAGAGACACAGATctggagcaagaggaggagggagatagCTAGCTGGATTAGATGAAAGGACAACATGATGttccatgaaaataaaaagttcacACAATCCATTGCTGACGAATCTGCTTTTATCTGATGATTAATCGTTTTTTTCATGATGTGAAATAGTATGACACGGAAACATTAATTCCACACTAGCACACACCGGCTAATCGTGTCCGACACTGATGTTCCTACGATCAGCCTTTGCATAATTTAAAAGCTTTGCAGTGAAATAATCAGAATATTACCTAAACAGATGAGCAGGCAAGACAGGAATCAGGTTGTCGTTGAGGATGAGAACCCGGAGCTTGTAGAGGAACCTCAGAGCACCGCTGTCAATTCTTTTGATCACGTTGTAGTCGGCCTGCAggggaaagaggaaaaatgtgATGAACATATAATTGCTATGGTTGAAAAATAAGACTGAATGTGGCAGGCACTGTGTGTGGAAATACACAGAGATTCCTTCACTCCCTCCACCTGCTGGCCACTGACTATTTCTGTCACATTCCTCTATTGTAATCTTGGACATGTGTCAAAAATTCCAGTCCAAACGGGATAATCAACCTAGATTATCTTCCCAAACCTACCTGGAGGTATTCCAGAGCCTCTAAGCCAGCAAAGGTATCATTTCTGAAGACCTCTAGCTTGTTCTCGTGGAGGTACAGGCGTCTGAGTTTGGCCAACCCGTTGAAAGCTCCCACTTTGATGTCCTGGAGTGCATTGTTGCCAAGGTTTATCGACACTGCGTTGCCAAGGTGCTGAAACCCGTTGCTATAGAGACGCCTCAGAGAGTTCCTCTGTAGGTTGAGTTTGAAAGGGCGGACCCATGACTGTGACACCTAAATGATTAATTAGAGGTCTGATTAGTTGTcttaataaatacatcaaatctAACAGTTGGAGACACGTATGAGCCACATTAGAGACAGGACAGTGGACCTGGAGAAACAGTACGTCAAGGACATGAACAATAAAGTGCAGAGCGCTTCCATGTGCATCGCCAGGTAGATGAACAGGGATCATACCTGGCTGACATTGGTGAAGCTCCGCCCATCGCAGTGCACGTGTAGCACGCCTTCTTTGACCTCGCACGTGCAGGGCTCGAAGCACGGctcgtccacctcctcctcggagTTGTCCAccagaggggtgtgtgtggaggtgggggtaggggtgggtgtgtgtgacgcccaggacagacacacacagcccagGGCCACCGCCAGAGTGACCCACTGcatcctcctgcttctcccacTCAGCTCAGCAGCCTGGGGCTTCGGCCCGGCATCAGCCCTTCACCGCACTGCCCGGAGAGGCACAACATATGTAGTAAATGCATAAATGTACACAGcacatttcagagagttaaattgactttgTGAGATTCAATTTCAACTCGGAATGTCAAAGtgagtgtcaaaaataaatatgctcatttagctaaagtaacttacattgcatttttaacacatggtgtttacattttagcccagtgAGCAATTGAGGGtgaggtgtattgctcagggacactttgacatggaacatggagccagggttcaaaccaccaacctcatGGTTTCTGGTGCACCCTCTACAATCCATGCCCCACAGTACATAGAGTTAAGCCctacaccaagaagtgtgacactgtacagttacatttcaaacctatcaaagagttagtttaactctactaagtgttgcataTTAATCTGATCTTGAacctggatgatgactccagctctttcgtacaattgactctgtaagagtttgcagtttgatttcaactctgcacttttgcccaacactggaaaattaactcaAAAATATTGCTGTGTacattcataaacacacacacacactatttaaaGAGGGCAAACATTCAGCGAGGCAACAGCAAGTCTGTTTTGGATGAATCAGACTGATGATACATCACAAGAATACTAAAGGTCGAAAAATACAAGTTAAATCACACAGACAGCAGTGCAACGGGGTAAGAATTACATTGCGCTGGAACAATGATGTATAGACCAACTGGAGGATACACTGTGTGCAGTTTGCCAAAAACAATGTGCAGTTTGCCAAAAACAATGTGCTGAACAATCTCTCAGCAGCTACCTATCTTTTGAATAATAACTTAAAATACGGACATCATAAAGGCAAAACAATGGCAAACACGTGAACACCTGTGAGTAACATTTTGTAAATTTCAGAGTGGCTTTGGACaaatgaggggagggggtggggggggggtgtgtggggggggggacttgtgaTGAATATTTTCATCCGTACTCTCCAATGCCCGGCACAGCTGAAATGTCATGCATGTATTTTCTTAATGCAATATGAATTTAGGTGAATGCAAATCAGACCCATAATGCTTCAGTCTAATGACCTGCTCCTTTTAATAAGATGAATGGCAATCAGAGAACAGAGGAGTGAGCCACAAAAAATAGAAGACACATTACCAATCAGCAGAATACGTTATCAACAGCCATCAAGTCCTGTCATCATCATTATTGTGGTTGTGACACTAGAGTGAAAGCGTCGCTGCAAATCCAAACTCTTCAAAATGTTCAAAAGAGCTGATTTGAAGGCAGTGCGATGACAGGCAGGAACATGAGCTGACGATGAGGTTGATGGGGGTGATGAGGATGGCTCTGCTTTACCAACAGATCGAGAACAGTCGCAGCAGCTCTTGAAACAAATAATGATGTTACAAAAACAGCTGAGATGGGAGTCTTGCAAGGAGATATTTCCTCTCAAGTCCTAATGACATCTAAATTGGATGAAGCATCTCGATCTGCTCATCCAGCGCTGAAGACCGCCATGCAAAATGCAATAATGATCATCATGGTATGGTATAGCTGTAATCATACCGCAATAATCTAGCATCAGCGAGTTAGACAAGGATGCAGCGGCGAAAACATCACCGccctggagaggaagagcaaTCACAGAGATGATTACGACGGGGGGAGAGATGAACAGAGAGGTGGGAAATGAGAGGAgggcaaggaggaggaggaggaggaggaggaaaaaacggGAACAAGGTGCAGGAATGGAGCatagcagagacagacagaaaaggaAGAGTAATGGGCAAAGTGCAGGTACAAAGGATGAGGAAAAGGGTGAGGTGAGAGAGAGGAGTGGGATTGCATAAGCAGTAAGAAGTCAGTCAAGGCTGCCACTCAGGAGGAGAGCTCACAGTGAAAGAGCTGAAATCTGATATTGATTACATCAAAGCCCTCCTCTCGCCCTGCACACAATGTACGCCTGCATCGCCGAGAAACAACGCCAGAGCGGAGTtacatgtgggtgtgtgtgtgtgtgtgttgaaaactATGTGAGAAAGGTCAAACCATATTCCCAAAAAGTGCGCTTTCCTTGCCAAGTCCAGAAGCAGGTATCTAGACACGTGTGGAGGAGTGTGCGCTTTCATAACAAACATGCTGCTGCAATACTGTTGACATACTGTCACCCCAACAACAAATGCCAGTGAAAAGCGATGCTTTTTCGTTTCCTGTGATGTGAGGACAATCCACCAAGTGTTTTGGATGATGAAGAtttacagaggaaaataaaaaatctagGCCATGAGGCTCAATAGTGTTTGACAAATTGGAATATGATCGAGAATAGAACCCATTCACAGTCCCAGTAGGTCTTTGTATTCATCAAATGGACTGTGTATTGTTGGGCCCGAAGCCCCCTACATGGAGGCGATCAATACCGAGTACAGATAGACCACTGGGATCCCTCCTGGTGGACGGCCATGTCTCCTTAATAAGAAGAAACACAGTCCACTCGAGCCTCTTTCTTCAATCAGCCGAGTGGACTAGTCAGCAGTCGGCATAGCTCTGCATCATTATGGCAACCAGAAAGCAAAGGACTAATGTGTTGAGTGGTGACAGCGCAGCACAATTCAaaactctgtccctctgtccgtctgtctgtcatgtccaTCTGAAAACAGGTCTGACAGGTGTGCCAATCCATCCTCTATGTCTCTTGGGTCTCGCTCtcgctattttttttttgttactctcCTCTAGACCTGCACACTGACGCAAGCGAACCAGAGGTGACGGTCACTGCTGATTCCTCACCATTTTATTCATGTCACATAATTCCTGTGTCTACCTCTCCGTCCTCTCTGTCCGTCAGAACACACAGAGCCTCACCGAGCTTCCCAATGGCTTTTACACGGGCCCCTGCTCCCAACACAGACCTGCACTATCaaaccagcagcaccaccaccacagctTAAATGCATGTATGGAGCTATCAGCCCAGATTGCCCACAGCCCTCCAAGAAAATCAATTAGCCCCTAACATTACAGCGAGCACATTGTGATAGTTTGCAGAATTAAAGCATGACCAATTAAACAGCCGAGTCATTAACAGAAGCTATTAAGACCTTTACCAGGCTATGTATGGAAATCCTTGGCAGAGTAACGCAATCCAATTGCATTCCCCAttgtctgtctctcctctctgatcCACACAGCGACGCTTAGCAGAGCAGGGATGCGGGTAATACTCACTCAGTCCGCCGCCAAAGAATTAGGGAACGACCGAGAAAACACTTTACAGGCTGACTGTCGACATGTCGTTCACATTCAGCCgcactcctctccctctctcctctcctgtagCAAGCTCAGGCGGATGGGGGGCGacgggggtggagggagggagggggggggggacgtgataAGACTGCAATGAGGTGGAAGATAAAaacccggagagagagagagagagagagagagagagagagagagagagagagagagagagagagagagagagaaatagattgaagaggaagaaaaaaacccgaTTGGCTTTAGGATACAGGTCCGCTTCTCCACTGTGCAGCCCGTGGGAGCTGCGGCACTGGACCGCTGGAGAGAAGTGCAATGCGCGGAGTTGTAGCCTGCGTGGTGATGGAGATTCCTCTCTTCATTTCAAACACAACTGGGTAATTCAtagaggagaaaaggggggacGGCGGGTAGGGagtggggagggaggtggggggtgttgtgggggggggggacagacggGCCTGGAATTAATCATGCAATAAGGCGGCGCGCAACTGCAAGTTTGTGCATGAGGCATACAGCGCGGAGGGTGCGTTCCTCCTCAAACAGAGGAGCGCGTTCACTTCCTCATCATAAACAGATTACAGAAGGCACAACAGTCACAGACAATGGGCCCCATAAACTTTCTCCTCACGTTACCCGCGCGTGCAGTCTGGTAAAAATACTCCGACTGTTCAGCTATACCGACAATAATTTATAATCTCATTAGTTTATTAATTTCTCCTCCTGCCCTTAAGCGCCGACGGATTTCGCGAAACCGATGTGTGTTACCATGGCGACCCGTGCCAGCTGGCTTCGTCGCGCACATACGCACGCGCGAGAGAGTGCGAGCACGCGCTCGGCATCAGTCGGGAAAACTGTGGCGACTTTTATTGGTAGATTACAGGGAGGCCTGGATGTTTGCGCGGCCTACATCAAAACACCTGTCTTGCCAAATGGAATCGGTGGGCGCAACAGATGGTGCAGAAACTGCAGAGCAatgacgcccccccctccgcaaCGTTGAATTTAGCCCGTACTCCGGCTAACCACAGCCTGGGTGGCTGCTGCTCTATCAATAGCATGCAGACTCTTAAGTGGCAGCATGGCAGGTATGGACCCCCTGTGAAGCCCGGGGTCCCAAGTGGACCAATGGCACTCCATCAAGGACTGCGTGGTGCCACAGTGTTGGACGTAAGTATTCAAAAGCGTTCAAATATCCGTCTGCCGGTTTCATGGCTAAAGGAAAAGATTTAATAACAACATGTCTTCTACATTACTGAGCTGAAAGTTCAATTTTCAGTTCAATTTCACATTGATTTCAGCGTGCATTAAGGTGAATCACCTTGAGGAAATGGAGAGGTGCCtctctgcctcacacacaccctctccttcctctctacGTCTCCCAGCATACCTCTCCCTACAGCAGTGGAGGGGAGAGCTCTCCCTGGAGATTCCTATCTGAAACAGTAACAGAGACGGTTCCAGTAAAATCAGGAAGACGTAGATGATGGTTATAGATTTCAGGGCTCTCAGGTGCATTAGGCTGTATTACCTCTTCTCCACAAGGCTACTTAATGCTCACTTACAATGGAAATAGGCTGGCTGATGCCAGGCATGTATGCACAGCCACATGCATTTGTGGAGATTGCTAACAGACCCATGCACACATTCAAGCCATCTTTGAGAAGCAGGGTTGCAGACATTTATGAATATGGGTTTGGCACTGAGGTATTGTTTCCAGCTCTGTGGTTGGTGATGGCAGATCAGCACCAGGGATAATATGATCCCAGACCTCAGGCAATATCTTCTCCTTCAGAGTGTAACGATGCCCGTGACGGGGAATCTGGgagaaaaacactcactttcCTCACCGTAGTGTTGCCGTTGAACCGTGGAGGCTCCCTAGATTAAGAAAACAAACGGAGAGGAACTGAGAGAAGATGGCTATCGGGCACCATCAGATACCTGCACGTCTGTTCTCCAGGGGCAGGAGCTGCTTTGAGCACATAAAGCACTTTTTCGGAGCG
Protein-coding sequences here:
- the LOC119227502 gene encoding SLIT and NTRK-like protein 3, with amino-acid sequence MQWVTLAVALGCVCLSWASHTPTPTPTSTHTPLVDNSEEEVDEPCFEPCTCEVKEGVLHVHCDGRSFTNVSQVSQSWVRPFKLNLQRNSLRRLYSNGFQHLGNAVSINLGNNALQDIKVGAFNGLAKLRRLYLHENKLEVFRNDTFAGLEALEYLQADYNVIKRIDSGALRFLYKLRVLILNDNLIPVLPAHLFRSVSLTHLDLRGNRLKSLAYAGTLEYVGRSLMELQLEENPWNCGCEAVQLQQWLGQIPYTAVVGDVTCEYPFHLHGKDLREIPRKELCANLPDKELQAEGGGGPLAGSQPQHLPPNSKPNSQPGRVRPTKPSSMVHGSRQNTHTSSTSSSSSSAERKDRERLPRPTKRPRPSRISPTPRSLIPNQNPPVAGYQTRPPIPIICPLGCTCNLHISDLGLTVNCKENGFLNVSQLTPRPLNGRKLYLSGNLIQRIYRTDFWNFSSLDLLHLGNNRISYLQEGAFTGLTSLRSLYLNGNNLERLNPHMFLGLQNLRFLYFEYNEIHQVDPGTLDSMPSLQLLFLNANLLRSLPLGVFAGVNLARLNLRNNHLLHLPMEGVLEHLTGLVQVDLQQNPWECHCEAAPLKRWLEGLSAVVVVGEVVCHSPDKTKGVDLRSLSMELLCPELEPQEDPEQEEQTAAAATAADSGVSVGYPSSGLGPLIPPGKDSIPLSVLVLSLLVLFVSAFFAAAALIAYALRRRDKLPFRRQGEVDLAGIQMECGIFTEQTHHHHHHHHHGLPETPPPPPPPPPPTEHSHVYDTILPPEAVLKGSNPAAAPHMCSNPIYKEEPDAAAKQRPQQTFVSPKESKGGYCSAAEKQREWTREVSSSPLSTVTGAMGPLPGLHGNGILCPTVIDSQGPTPKVELVDCLFRLPAPEFRDLPDRYARPPPCYPHPQDSNQDARPDQTIVVSAAGSAVGVSNSSQSEQGAGEQRARLRTTPDYMEVLDRSYQF